From the genome of Ectobacillus sp. JY-23, one region includes:
- a CDS encoding EAL domain-containing protein, giving the protein MTNLDSVLPHFQAIFSADGHTVIGYEVIGRVETQQNIESLSSFFGDDSVPDEYKREVDEIITAKALDMATSTNEEYLLFLHRDATLLLHDADNQFLSSLLHYEEQGLKLSNIVLEITEHDFKGDLDQLNHLLLYYRTYGIKLALNKVGAGRSNLERISLLNPDILKISLKQLGQNSQFQAHQDILYSLSLLARRIGATLLYEDIDAFYQLQYAWRNGGRYYQGNYLKESLSHFLSVDVLKDRLRRECHDFILHEKRHLQRIYDVTNYLQAYMEQILLKYPQGKDLNKWLLYCANEIGNYGFRLYICDEDGFQQCGNVIRKSGKWSIYPEYHQKNWSWRPYFLENIMKLRTDKKGRLSDAYADIETGETIRTFSFPIEDNRYLFVDLTYEFLFEQDIMR; this is encoded by the coding sequence ATGACGAACTTAGATAGCGTCTTGCCGCACTTTCAAGCGATTTTTAGTGCGGACGGACATACTGTTATTGGTTATGAAGTGATAGGAAGGGTTGAAACGCAGCAGAACATTGAGAGCTTGAGTTCGTTTTTTGGAGATGATTCTGTTCCTGATGAGTATAAAAGAGAAGTGGATGAAATTATCACGGCGAAAGCGTTGGATATGGCAACAAGCACAAATGAAGAATATTTGCTGTTTTTACATCGAGATGCCACGTTGCTATTACATGATGCTGATAACCAGTTCTTGTCCAGCTTGTTACATTATGAAGAACAAGGTTTAAAGCTGAGCAATATCGTATTAGAAATTACTGAGCATGATTTTAAAGGTGATCTTGATCAATTAAATCATTTGTTACTCTATTATCGTACATATGGTATTAAGCTTGCTCTTAACAAGGTGGGTGCTGGGAGAAGCAACTTAGAGCGAATTAGCTTATTGAATCCCGATATTTTAAAAATTAGTCTTAAGCAACTTGGGCAAAATTCACAATTTCAAGCACATCAAGACATCTTATACTCTTTATCGCTACTTGCAAGGCGCATTGGTGCCACTCTTTTATATGAAGATATTGATGCGTTTTATCAACTGCAATATGCGTGGCGGAACGGTGGACGCTATTATCAAGGCAATTATTTAAAGGAATCTCTTTCTCATTTTTTATCTGTTGATGTACTAAAAGACAGATTACGAAGAGAATGTCACGATTTCATTTTACATGAGAAACGTCACCTACAGCGTATATATGATGTGACGAATTACTTGCAAGCCTATATGGAGCAGATATTACTTAAGTATCCTCAAGGGAAAGATTTAAATAAATGGCTGCTTTATTGTGCTAACGAAATTGGAAATTACGGTTTTCGCCTTTACATTTGCGATGAAGATGGGTTTCAGCAGTGTGGTAACGTCATAAGAAAATCTGGAAAATGGAGTATATACCCAGAATATCACCAAAAAAATTGGAGCTGGCGACCATATTTTTTAGAAAATATCATGAAATTACGAACAGATAAAAAGGGAAGATTATCAGATGCTTATGCAGATATTGAAACAGGAGAAACTATTCGTACCTTCAGTTTTCCAATTGAAGATAATCGTTATCTGTTTGTCGATCTTACATATGAATTTCTATTTGAACAAGATATTATGAGATAA
- a CDS encoding BMP family protein, whose amino-acid sequence MKKLIFVLSSALLSAGILSACNSTDSADTSFKVGMVTDLNGIDDKAFNQSAWEGLSKFGKEANLMKDNGYRYIQSSSDSDYVPNLTKFADANYPLIFGIGSFLDKAINSAAQQYPNQHFVIVDNVVNQKNVTSVTFKEEEGSFLAGVAAALSTKTNKVGFIGGMDIDLIQKFEYGFKAGVKAVNPNIEIITGYAGSFKNPEKGAQLASSMYGQNVDIIYTAAGGTGSGVFTEAKNAKKKGKFVWVIGVDRDQYEEGMPENVTLTSMIKKVDVAVYDVAKQAKEGTYSDGQNLVYGLKEGGIQLSERTDNLTQEVLMQIEAYKQKIINGEIVVPKTK is encoded by the coding sequence ATGAAAAAACTAATATTCGTTTTATCTTCAGCACTCCTCTCTGCAGGAATCTTGTCAGCATGCAACAGTACAGATTCAGCCGATACTTCCTTTAAAGTGGGCATGGTTACTGATTTAAACGGCATTGATGATAAAGCATTCAATCAGTCTGCTTGGGAAGGTTTGTCTAAATTTGGTAAAGAAGCGAATTTAATGAAAGATAATGGGTACCGGTATATTCAATCTTCTTCTGATAGCGATTATGTTCCAAACTTAACAAAGTTTGCAGATGCAAATTATCCACTTATTTTCGGAATTGGTTCTTTTTTAGATAAAGCCATTAACAGTGCAGCACAGCAGTATCCTAATCAACATTTTGTTATCGTCGACAATGTTGTCAATCAAAAAAATGTTACAAGCGTTACCTTTAAGGAAGAAGAAGGTTCATTCCTTGCAGGTGTAGCAGCCGCTCTTAGTACAAAAACAAATAAAGTAGGTTTTATTGGTGGCATGGACATTGATTTAATTCAAAAATTTGAATACGGGTTTAAAGCTGGCGTAAAAGCGGTTAATCCCAATATTGAAATTATAACAGGCTATGCGGGTTCTTTTAAAAACCCTGAAAAAGGAGCACAATTAGCATCTAGTATGTACGGACAAAATGTTGATATTATCTATACAGCAGCCGGCGGCACAGGCAGCGGCGTATTTACAGAAGCGAAAAACGCTAAAAAGAAAGGAAAATTCGTTTGGGTAATTGGCGTAGATCGTGACCAATATGAAGAAGGTATGCCAGAAAACGTTACCTTAACGTCTATGATAAAAAAAGTGGATGTCGCAGTGTACGATGTAGCTAAGCAAGCCAAAGAAGGAACGTACAGCGATGGGCAAAACCTTGTATATGGCTTAAAAGAAGGTGGCATTCAGTTGTCCGAACGCACTGATAATCTAACGCAAGAGGTACTCATGCAAATTGAAGCTTATAAACAAAAGATTATAAATGGTGAAATTGTTGTACCAAAAACAAAATAA
- the fadH gene encoding 2,4-dienoyl-CoA reductase produces the protein MKGKVAIVTGGSNGMGKAIAARLAKEGAFVVITGRTLEKLTEAKQEIEQFENQVLTVQMDVRQPEHVDHMVTETHKAFGRIDYLVNNAAGNFVCAAEDLSVNGWNSVINIVLNGTFYCSRAVGRYWIEHGIKGNIINMIATYAWDAGPGVIHSASAKAGVLAMTRTLAVEWGRKYGIRANAIAPGPIERTGGAERLWISEEAAKRTLTSVPLGRLGTPEEIAGLAYYLLSDESAYINGACMTMDGGQHLHQYPF, from the coding sequence ATGAAAGGAAAAGTAGCAATTGTTACAGGTGGGTCAAACGGAATGGGAAAAGCAATCGCCGCTCGTTTAGCAAAGGAAGGGGCATTTGTTGTCATTACCGGTCGTACACTTGAAAAGCTAACAGAAGCTAAGCAAGAAATAGAACAATTTGAAAACCAAGTATTGACTGTACAGATGGATGTTCGTCAGCCAGAGCATGTGGATCATATGGTTACAGAAACGCATAAAGCCTTTGGGCGCATTGATTACTTGGTAAATAACGCTGCCGGAAATTTTGTTTGTGCAGCAGAGGACTTGTCTGTGAACGGGTGGAATTCTGTAATCAATATCGTGTTAAATGGGACGTTTTACTGCAGTCGTGCAGTCGGAAGGTACTGGATTGAACATGGTATTAAAGGAAATATTATCAATATGATTGCGACGTATGCTTGGGATGCGGGGCCAGGCGTCATTCACTCTGCTTCTGCTAAAGCTGGTGTATTGGCAATGACACGTACGCTGGCGGTAGAATGGGGACGCAAATATGGAATACGTGCTAATGCGATTGCACCGGGACCAATTGAACGTACAGGAGGCGCAGAGAGGTTATGGATCTCGGAAGAAGCTGCAAAGCGTACGTTGACGAGCGTACCACTCGGCCGTTTAGGAACGCCAGAAGAAATTGCAGGTTTAGCTTATTATTTACTCAGTGATGAATCCGCTTACATAAATGGGGCGTGCATGACAATGGATGGTGGACAGCACCTTCACCAGTACCCATTCTAA
- a CDS encoding RNA degradosome polyphosphate kinase gives METLHNDAINLNDTAYFNNRELSWLAFNERVLEEALDERNPLLERLKFTSIFSSNLDEFFMVRVAGLKDQVKAGFNQPENKAGLTPKQQLNEISKKTHSLVELQYETYQHTLLPALKQEGIELLSFQNLTKEQRLFIEELFDEQIFPVLTPVAVDAYRPFPMLLNKSLNLAVMLYDEKQAIEENRTKLGIVQVPSVLERFIFVPCKEGKQKFIFLEDVISNFTHKLFTGYRVLSVTHFRITRNADLTIHEEGARDLLKVIEKELKRRKWGAAVRLEIGKQGMDERVLSLMHGVLEVHDKDLYIIDGPLDLTCMFSLYRTLAHTYEHLIYEAMIPQAPQDLASHEDIFEKALEQDILLHHPFESFQPVIDFVQEAAEDPDVLAIKQTLYRVSGDSKVIQALKTAAENGKQVTVLVELKARFDEENNVHWAKELEQAGCHVIYGVSHLKTHSKITLVVRRKHGKVERFVHLGTGNYNDVTAKFYTDIGFITSRKEFGIDATNFFNYLSGYTMKPQFHKISVAPLDIRDTFIEHIEEEIRLHRQYGDGYIIAKMNSLTDKMLIQKLYEASRAGVKVDLIVRGTCCLRPGIPKVSENIRVISIVGRYLEHSRIYYFRHHGQEQVYLSSADWMTRNMEKRVEIAFPILESGMKRRVVELLLLLLSDNVKAREQNVEGEYQYVKRMDKQEVDSQLILFEMAYDETDEE, from the coding sequence ATGGAAACTCTACATAATGATGCCATTAATCTTAATGATACTGCGTATTTTAATAATCGCGAACTTAGCTGGCTTGCGTTTAATGAACGGGTATTGGAAGAAGCGTTAGATGAACGAAATCCCTTATTGGAACGTTTGAAATTTACCAGTATTTTCAGCTCTAATCTAGATGAGTTTTTTATGGTTCGAGTCGCAGGCTTAAAAGATCAAGTGAAAGCGGGCTTTAACCAACCGGAGAATAAAGCAGGACTAACCCCTAAGCAACAGTTGAATGAAATTTCAAAGAAAACGCACTCTTTAGTAGAATTGCAATATGAAACCTATCAACATACTCTCTTGCCAGCACTAAAGCAAGAAGGGATTGAGCTGTTGTCATTTCAAAATTTAACAAAGGAACAACGCTTATTTATTGAAGAGCTTTTTGATGAACAGATCTTTCCTGTTTTAACACCTGTTGCTGTTGATGCATACAGGCCATTCCCTATGTTACTTAACAAAAGTTTGAATTTAGCTGTTATGCTATACGATGAAAAGCAAGCTATTGAGGAAAACAGAACGAAACTAGGAATTGTCCAAGTACCCTCTGTATTGGAGCGTTTTATTTTTGTACCTTGTAAGGAAGGAAAACAAAAATTTATTTTCCTAGAAGATGTAATCAGTAATTTTACTCATAAATTATTTACAGGCTACCGTGTGTTGTCTGTAACACATTTTCGTATTACAAGAAATGCAGATTTAACAATTCATGAAGAAGGCGCTCGTGACTTACTAAAGGTGATTGAAAAAGAGCTAAAAAGGCGTAAATGGGGTGCGGCAGTTCGACTGGAGATTGGGAAGCAAGGAATGGATGAGCGGGTATTATCTTTAATGCACGGTGTACTCGAGGTACATGATAAAGATTTATATATCATTGATGGTCCTCTTGATTTAACCTGTATGTTTTCGCTGTATCGAACACTTGCGCATACGTATGAGCATTTGATATACGAAGCGATGATACCGCAGGCGCCGCAAGATTTGGCGTCTCATGAGGATATATTTGAAAAAGCTTTAGAACAAGATATCTTATTGCATCATCCATTTGAATCCTTTCAGCCTGTAATTGATTTTGTACAAGAAGCCGCAGAAGATCCGGATGTATTGGCAATTAAACAAACATTATATCGTGTAAGCGGTGACTCAAAAGTAATTCAAGCATTGAAAACAGCTGCGGAAAACGGCAAGCAAGTAACCGTCCTAGTAGAATTGAAAGCAAGGTTTGATGAAGAAAATAATGTGCATTGGGCAAAAGAGCTGGAACAAGCAGGATGCCACGTTATTTACGGTGTGAGTCATTTAAAAACGCATAGTAAAATTACACTGGTTGTAAGAAGAAAACATGGCAAGGTTGAAAGGTTTGTTCATTTAGGGACAGGGAATTATAATGACGTTACAGCCAAGTTTTACACCGACATCGGATTTATTACCTCCCGAAAAGAATTTGGCATTGATGCAACTAATTTCTTTAACTATCTAAGTGGCTATACCATGAAACCGCAATTTCACAAAATTTCAGTAGCCCCTCTCGACATCAGAGATACATTTATTGAACATATTGAAGAGGAAATCCGTCTTCATCGACAATATGGGGATGGTTATATTATTGCAAAAATGAATTCCTTAACTGACAAAATGCTCATTCAAAAGCTGTATGAAGCATCAAGAGCAGGAGTGAAGGTAGATTTAATTGTTCGAGGTACATGCTGCTTGCGTCCTGGTATCCCGAAAGTAAGTGAGAACATTCGCGTCATTAGTATCGTGGGGCGCTATTTAGAGCATAGTCGTATATATTATTTCCGTCATCATGGTCAAGAGCAAGTATATTTATCATCTGCTGACTGGATGACAAGAAATATGGAAAAGCGTGTGGAAATTGCATTTCCAATCCTAGAAAGTGGTATGAAGCGTCGTGTTGTTGAGTTGTTGCTGCTACTACTTTCAGATAATGTAAAAGCTCGTGAACAAAACGTAGAAGGCGAATATCAGTATGTAAAACGAATGGATAAACAAGAAGTTGATAGTCAGCTCATTCTGTTTGAGATGGCCTATGATGAGACGGATGAAGAGTAA
- a CDS encoding Ppx/GppA family phosphatase: protein MIAKYGIIDIGSNTIRLVIYEKQSEGVYREVENIKVTARLRKYLESGKLSTEGIALLLHILRQFQESTRFHQLQHVICTATATVRQASNQAYIQALVEQQTDFTLKVLSEYEEAYYGYLAVVNTTSYKEGITVDIGGGSTEVTYFRNRELLHYHSFPFGALSLKQQFIAADVPTSAEYMQLQRFLAEQFQTLSWLKQDVPVIAIGGSARNMVKVYQNIISYPVYGLHQFEMSLIDVETVLNYMRVLSVHELQKLEGLAKDRADTILPAVTVFQSLLKYTGAPSFILSRNGLREGLFFQELTAPLGVPYYPNVLEESFYLLAREYEVDMDRVLELMKHAIMLCEELQACHAATFSQQDLQYMRMAVKVYNIGKYIDEEASSQHTFYLLANKSINGMTHKDRVRLALTASYKSKLSFKTYIRPFETWFTKEEQRAIRLAGAILQLAATLHATKRPVVQSLKVEDRGDLCLHIQCSQTVFAEKIQAEKQKKQLEKVLKRNIELHFYM, encoded by the coding sequence TTGATTGCAAAATATGGCATTATCGATATTGGATCAAATACAATCCGCTTAGTGATTTATGAAAAACAAAGTGAAGGAGTATATCGTGAAGTTGAGAATATAAAGGTAACAGCACGACTTCGGAAATACTTAGAAAGTGGCAAGTTAAGCACAGAAGGCATCGCGTTACTGTTGCATATCTTAAGACAATTTCAAGAAAGTACCCGCTTTCATCAGCTACAACATGTAATTTGTACTGCGACAGCCACAGTTCGACAAGCGAGTAATCAAGCTTACATACAAGCATTAGTTGAACAGCAAACAGATTTTACTTTAAAAGTCTTATCAGAATACGAAGAAGCATACTATGGATACTTGGCAGTTGTAAATACAACCTCGTATAAAGAGGGTATTACAGTTGATATTGGAGGAGGGAGCACCGAAGTTACTTATTTCCGAAACCGTGAACTGCTACATTATCATAGTTTTCCGTTCGGTGCGTTATCATTAAAGCAGCAATTTATTGCAGCGGATGTTCCAACATCAGCTGAATATATGCAATTGCAGCGGTTTTTGGCAGAGCAATTCCAAACCTTATCTTGGCTAAAACAAGATGTTCCTGTCATTGCAATTGGCGGAAGTGCACGAAACATGGTGAAGGTGTACCAAAACATAATTTCTTACCCTGTATATGGTCTTCATCAATTTGAAATGAGTCTGATAGACGTAGAAACAGTCTTGAATTATATGAGGGTCTTGTCAGTTCATGAATTGCAAAAGTTAGAGGGACTGGCAAAGGACAGGGCAGATACCATTCTTCCTGCTGTCACTGTATTTCAAAGTCTCTTAAAGTATACAGGAGCACCTTCATTCATATTAAGTAGAAATGGATTACGTGAAGGGCTGTTCTTTCAAGAGCTTACCGCACCTCTTGGTGTACCATATTATCCAAACGTTTTAGAAGAAAGCTTTTATTTGTTGGCTCGTGAATATGAAGTTGATATGGACCGAGTCTTAGAGCTTATGAAGCATGCAATCATGTTATGCGAAGAGTTACAAGCTTGTCACGCTGCTACGTTTTCTCAACAAGATTTGCAATATATGAGAATGGCGGTCAAAGTATATAATATTGGGAAATATATTGATGAAGAAGCGAGTAGTCAACATACGTTTTATTTACTTGCCAACAAAAGTATTAACGGTATGACACATAAAGATCGTGTGCGACTTGCTCTAACTGCATCCTATAAATCAAAGTTATCCTTTAAAACCTATATTCGTCCGTTTGAGACGTGGTTTACGAAAGAAGAGCAAAGAGCAATTCGACTTGCGGGGGCTATTTTACAACTTGCTGCTACGTTGCATGCGACGAAACGCCCGGTAGTACAGAGTCTAAAGGTTGAAGACCGTGGAGATTTGTGTCTCCACATTCAGTGTAGTCAAACAGTATTTGCGGAAAAAATTCAGGCTGAAAAGCAAAAAAAACAGTTGGAAAAAGTATTGAAGCGAAATATTGAACTACACTTTTATATGTAG
- a CDS encoding YkyB family protein, whose translation MNETPSASFAHLPQAVFVVNRHAKAATNPKYLYWLKKRALEKLIHEGKAVKKGLHFSRNPRLSQQQSDVLVHAGDYYFHIPPSKEDFRTLPHLGALNQTYRNPKAQMGLSTAKKILQQYIGLEAYEQEKKLLEPEPWYKRAYTKK comes from the coding sequence ATGAACGAAACCCCATCCGCATCATTTGCACATCTTCCTCAGGCTGTGTTCGTTGTAAATCGCCACGCTAAAGCCGCCACAAATCCCAAATACTTATATTGGCTTAAAAAACGTGCACTTGAGAAACTGATTCATGAAGGAAAGGCAGTAAAAAAAGGATTGCATTTTTCACGTAATCCTCGCTTAAGTCAACAGCAATCTGATGTATTGGTACACGCAGGTGACTACTATTTCCATATCCCACCTTCTAAAGAAGACTTCCGTACACTTCCTCATCTTGGTGCACTCAATCAAACATATCGTAATCCTAAAGCGCAAATGGGCTTATCTACAGCAAAAAAAATATTGCAACAATACATCGGTCTTGAAGCATATGAACAAGAAAAAAAGCTATTAGAACCTGAACCTTGGTATAAGCGAGCATATACAAAAAAATAG
- a CDS encoding YkyA family protein has translation MNRLYRLIIMVTIITLLTGCGTKPEDELYKVFESAAKQEKNMFETTQKLQALEVKSKQLYEEILITGQENSEHAKEYLIRAIENTKEREKILQEENKMLDTAYQRMEDAAKSIRDLEEPQLKKQAKVVSKAYADRYQAFRAMQNSYQKMLEAELVLYEKLQSKDEKLKPINIQVKHVNELYVDVETKKEFFNTYTKQYNEAKASFYRMAKFEIESNA, from the coding sequence GTGAACAGATTGTACAGATTAATCATCATGGTGACTATTATTACATTGTTAACTGGATGTGGGACGAAACCCGAAGACGAGCTGTATAAGGTGTTTGAGAGTGCAGCTAAGCAAGAAAAAAATATGTTTGAAACAACACAAAAATTACAGGCTCTTGAAGTAAAAAGCAAGCAATTGTATGAAGAAATTTTAATTACCGGTCAAGAGAATAGTGAACATGCAAAGGAATATCTTATAAGAGCAATAGAAAATACAAAAGAACGTGAGAAGATATTACAAGAAGAAAACAAAATGCTTGATACTGCTTATCAGCGTATGGAAGATGCAGCTAAAAGTATTCGAGATTTAGAAGAACCCCAATTAAAAAAGCAGGCTAAAGTTGTTTCAAAAGCCTATGCAGATCGTTATCAGGCGTTTCGTGCTATGCAAAATAGCTATCAGAAAATGTTAGAGGCTGAACTTGTTTTGTATGAAAAACTTCAAAGTAAAGATGAGAAGTTAAAACCGATTAATATACAAGTCAAGCATGTAAATGAACTGTATGTAGATGTGGAGACAAAAAAGGAATTCTTCAATACGTATACCAAACAATATAATGAAGCAAAAGCATCCTTTTATCGTATGGCTAAGTTTGAAATAGAGTCCAATGCATGA
- a CDS encoding polysaccharide deacetylase family protein, which produces MTGCIAIFIIIFLSVKSFSTLANAEERYTIQLVSEQPTGDLKRAEPEKYNGKIRKVAYLTFDDGPSVYQKPILDVLAQHDIKATFFLVGPNVANHKESMKRLVKEGHYPGLHSMTHNYKRLYQEGQIAVEMKQVQAIIQEVTGVKAHLTRCPYGSMPGLTKPLRDQLVADGFKEWDWTIDSLDWKFPGDPSAVTHAVLSKVSKNVEVILLHEKEQSLQALPAIIEGLQNKGYDFEVYNENAHFSLNFWHDNRM; this is translated from the coding sequence TTGACAGGATGTATCGCTATATTCATAATTATATTTTTGTCTGTAAAGTCTTTTTCAACTTTAGCAAATGCAGAGGAGCGTTATACCATACAGCTTGTAAGCGAACAGCCGACAGGAGATTTAAAAAGGGCAGAGCCTGAGAAATATAATGGAAAAATACGTAAAGTTGCTTATTTGACATTTGACGATGGCCCAAGTGTATATCAAAAGCCTATTTTAGATGTACTGGCTCAGCATGATATAAAAGCAACGTTCTTTTTGGTGGGACCTAATGTTGCCAATCATAAAGAGAGTATGAAGCGCCTTGTGAAAGAAGGACATTATCCGGGTTTGCATAGTATGACACATAACTACAAGAGGTTATATCAAGAAGGCCAAATCGCAGTTGAAATGAAACAGGTTCAAGCTATTATACAAGAAGTAACGGGCGTAAAAGCGCACTTGACACGTTGTCCTTATGGAAGTATGCCCGGGTTAACTAAGCCATTACGTGATCAACTGGTGGCAGATGGCTTTAAGGAATGGGATTGGACCATTGATTCATTAGATTGGAAATTCCCTGGAGATCCAAGTGCGGTCACACATGCAGTTCTTTCTAAAGTGTCGAAGAATGTGGAGGTAATTCTTCTACACGAAAAAGAGCAATCTCTACAAGCGTTACCAGCTATTATTGAAGGCTTACAAAACAAAGGATATGATTTTGAAGTATATAATGAGAATGCACATTTTTCATTAAACTTTTGGCATGATAATCGGATGTAA